ATGCTACCATGCGTCAGGCAGAGAAAAACATCGAAAAAACTGGAAAGTATAAAAAAGGTAAATATAGAGAAGTGGGAACAAACTGCCAAAACTATACTGAAGCTATGGGTGAGGAGTGTGAACGGTTAAAAAACAATTAATAATTAAAACTTGAAACCACAATGAGGGGGAGGACATATTTCCTCTCCCTCAGATTTGAGGAAATATGAAACGTTTTGCGGTTATAATCTTAGTGTTGATAGTTATCTATCCTATTTATTATACTAATTTTTTTCAAGCACACTTTGTGTCAGATCAATATTATAAGAGTATTTTCGAAAGCCCTTTTGATGTTTCCAAAAAGGGTGAGCGGTTACTGATACCTATTATTTTTAAGTACCGTACAGAGTATGATCTTATAATATCAATACCAAAAAATGACAAAAAATGCTTTTTTTCTGAAAAGAATACGTTAAAGTACAAATTTACATCCGGGGGAAAGATCTTAAAAGAGGGGGTCACGTATTCCCCTTCAAACGCATCTCACTATTCCGCCTCTCGCGAAGGCCCTCTTTCAGCAATTTTATTAACATTCAATTTACCTTTTCACGAGGCAGAAGACGGTTTAGTTTTGGTGCTAGAAGTTGTCAAGCCGCTAACTTCTTTTCGCAAATATTCTGGATCTATTATATGCACAGTTGAGCCTGCTTTAATGAACTAACTGGACACCTGTGTAGGATTCGCAGATGGTCTCGCAGATCATGATACGGGTCTGATTCACTTCGGATATCGTGAATATGATCCTGCCATCGGGAGGCTCATAACTCCCGACCCTATAGGTTTAGCTGGCGGGGATGTAGACGTTTGTGGTTATTGCTTGAATGATCCGATTATTTGCAGATTCTTTGTAACTTTTTTCAGAATAGCCATTGACACACTATTTATAATATCATACCAAGTTAATCAGAGTGATCGCAAGACCCTGAGTATCCATGTTCAATCCATGGCTACTTAAATTGCAGACTCGGGTATCCATGTTCAATCCATGG
This window of the Maridesulfovibrio frigidus DSM 17176 genome carries:
- a CDS encoding RHS repeat-associated core domain-containing protein produces the protein MDTCVGFADGLADHDTGLIHFGYREYDPAIGRLITPDPIGLAGGDVDVCGYCLNDPIICRFFVTFFRIAIDTLFIISYQVNQSDRKTLSIHVQSMAT